A window from Aeromonas rivipollensis encodes these proteins:
- the gorA gene encoding glutathione-disulfide reductase yields the protein MAQHFDYIAIGGGSGGIASANRAAMYGKKVALIEAKELGGTCVNVGCVPKKAMWYAGQIADALRYGADYGFDTTLNHFSWAKLVESRQAYIGRIHKSYENVLGKNQITVIKGFARFVSSNTIEVDGEQYSADHILIATGGRPEVPTIPGAELGIDSDGFFDLQAQPRRVAVVGAGYIAVEIAGVMQALGSETHLVVRKHAPLRNFDPMIHETLVEIMAQEGPKLHTHAVPKAVVKNADGSLTLQLEDGRHLTVDCLIWAIGRVPATDNLNLAATGITLDEQGFIPTDKFQNTAVANLYAVGDNTGRIQLTPVAVAAGRRLSERLFNNKPNEHLNYDLVPTVVFSHPPIGTIGLTEPEAIAEYGESQVKVYRSQFTAMYSALTQHRQPTRMKLVCVGPEEKVVGLHGIGFAMDEILQGFGVAMKMGATKADFDNCVAIHPTSAEEFVTMR from the coding sequence ATGGCACAGCATTTTGACTATATCGCCATCGGCGGCGGCAGTGGCGGCATCGCCTCGGCCAACCGGGCTGCCATGTACGGCAAGAAAGTCGCCCTGATTGAAGCCAAAGAGCTGGGGGGTACCTGCGTCAACGTCGGCTGCGTGCCGAAGAAGGCCATGTGGTATGCCGGCCAGATCGCCGATGCCCTGAGATACGGCGCCGACTACGGCTTCGACACCACCCTCAATCACTTCAGCTGGGCCAAGCTGGTCGAGTCCCGTCAGGCCTATATTGGCCGCATCCACAAGTCCTACGAGAACGTGCTTGGCAAAAACCAGATCACCGTCATCAAGGGCTTCGCCCGTTTCGTCAGCAGCAACACTATCGAGGTTGATGGCGAGCAGTACAGCGCCGATCACATACTGATCGCCACCGGCGGCCGCCCCGAAGTCCCGACCATACCGGGCGCCGAACTCGGCATCGACTCCGACGGCTTCTTCGATCTGCAAGCCCAGCCAAGACGGGTCGCCGTGGTCGGTGCCGGCTATATCGCGGTCGAGATCGCCGGCGTGATGCAGGCCCTCGGCTCAGAGACCCACCTGGTGGTGCGCAAGCATGCGCCGCTGCGCAACTTCGACCCCATGATCCACGAGACCCTGGTGGAGATCATGGCCCAGGAAGGGCCCAAGCTGCACACCCACGCCGTGCCCAAGGCCGTGGTCAAGAACGCCGACGGCAGCCTGACACTGCAACTGGAAGATGGCCGCCACCTCACTGTGGACTGCCTGATCTGGGCCATAGGCCGCGTACCGGCCACCGACAACCTCAACCTGGCCGCCACAGGCATCACCCTGGACGAGCAGGGCTTTATCCCGACCGACAAGTTCCAGAATACCGCCGTCGCCAATCTCTATGCGGTGGGTGACAACACCGGGCGCATCCAGCTCACCCCTGTGGCTGTCGCGGCTGGTCGTCGCCTCTCGGAGCGGCTGTTCAACAACAAGCCCAACGAGCACCTTAATTACGATCTGGTGCCGACCGTGGTGTTCAGCCACCCGCCCATAGGCACCATAGGTCTGACCGAGCCGGAGGCCATCGCCGAGTATGGCGAGAGCCAGGTCAAGGTCTACCGCAGCCAGTTCACCGCCATGTATTCGGCCCTGACCCAGCATCGCCAGCCCACCCGGATGAAACTGGTCTGCGTCGGTCCCGAGGAGAAGGTGGTCGGCCTGCACGGCATCGGCTTTGCGATGGACGAGATACTGCAAGGTTTCGGCGTCGCCATGAAGATGGGGGCCACCAAGGCGGACTTCGACAACTGCGTCGCCATTCACCCCACCAGTGCGGAAGAGTTTGTGACAATGCGATAA
- a CDS encoding ATP-binding protein produces the protein MSGIFSRAIGLNGLSYRLLSYILICSTVLALVITVLQLAWDYNKDVTVIEASIDQIEASFLQPISASLWNLDEEQVKVQIEGIMNLPNMQFVMVKEMLGNSEVPLLTQGVEQAQYDISREFSLTYQGEVVGKLFVAATLDQVYQRLIEKSVLILVSQTIKTLVVSLCILVIIYYLVIRHINRIVSYAQKLSLDRLAVELTLEGRPLPRKHPDEFDALAATLNQMRTRLNDEFNARHQAADQLQQERDFSATLINSANMVICCMEPDLNIASINPAAILLTGYHHEELLQHNWLDLFVSEEQRAELAATLADQGSLEDREIIMHDQQGNELVLQWTFAPFYEGPNLKYLIGFGYDITPLKKVEREIILFNEQLEGKVAERTRSLSDANNQLGKAYDDLKQAQQTLVESEKMASLGSLVAGVAHEINTPIGISVTASSYLQERVADFKQHLEAKQLSRSYLNEFTQNLDESMQLLQGNLRRASELIASFKQVAVDQSSEARYNFSLADNLHQVVVSLGYKLKKAQCEVDIQCDPKLAIYSFPGSFTQIYSNLILNSIHHGFDGWDRPKKITIRVEQQGDELVIDYSDNGRGIPPEILPRIFDPFVTSKRGQGGSGLGTHIIYNLVVQLLRGRIHCASEPGQGAQFHIRLPFQQN, from the coding sequence ATGTCAGGAATCTTCTCCAGGGCCATAGGCCTTAACGGACTCTCTTATCGTCTGCTTTCCTACATTCTGATCTGCAGCACAGTGTTGGCACTGGTCATCACGGTGTTGCAGCTCGCCTGGGATTACAACAAGGACGTCACCGTCATAGAGGCCAGCATCGACCAGATCGAGGCCTCCTTCCTGCAACCCATCTCCGCCAGCCTGTGGAACCTGGATGAAGAGCAGGTCAAGGTGCAGATCGAAGGCATCATGAACCTGCCCAACATGCAGTTCGTCATGGTCAAGGAGATGCTGGGCAACTCGGAAGTGCCGCTGCTGACCCAGGGGGTGGAGCAGGCGCAATACGACATCTCCCGCGAATTCAGCCTCACCTATCAGGGAGAGGTGGTCGGCAAGCTGTTCGTCGCCGCCACCCTGGATCAGGTCTACCAGCGCCTCATCGAGAAGTCGGTGCTGATCCTGGTCAGCCAGACCATCAAGACCCTGGTCGTCTCGCTCTGCATCCTGGTCATCATCTATTACCTGGTGATCCGTCATATCAACCGCATCGTCAGCTACGCCCAGAAACTGAGTCTGGATCGGCTGGCGGTGGAGCTGACCCTGGAGGGGCGTCCCCTGCCCCGCAAACACCCGGACGAGTTCGATGCGCTGGCCGCCACCCTCAACCAGATGCGCACCCGATTGAACGACGAGTTCAACGCCCGCCATCAGGCGGCGGATCAGCTTCAACAGGAGCGGGACTTCTCCGCCACCCTGATCAACTCCGCCAACATGGTCATCTGCTGCATGGAGCCGGATCTCAACATCGCCAGCATCAACCCCGCCGCCATACTGCTCACCGGCTACCACCACGAGGAGCTGCTGCAGCACAACTGGCTGGATCTCTTCGTCAGCGAGGAGCAGCGGGCCGAGCTGGCGGCGACCCTGGCGGATCAGGGTTCCCTCGAGGACAGGGAGATCATCATGCACGACCAGCAGGGCAATGAACTGGTCCTGCAGTGGACCTTCGCCCCCTTCTACGAGGGGCCGAATCTCAAGTATCTGATTGGCTTCGGTTATGACATCACCCCCCTCAAGAAGGTGGAGCGGGAAATCATACTGTTCAACGAACAGCTGGAAGGCAAGGTGGCGGAGCGTACCCGCAGCCTGAGCGATGCCAACAACCAGCTGGGCAAGGCCTATGACGATCTGAAACAGGCGCAGCAGACTCTGGTGGAGTCGGAGAAGATGGCCTCCCTGGGTTCCCTGGTGGCCGGCGTGGCCCACGAGATCAACACCCCCATCGGCATCAGCGTCACGGCCTCCTCCTATCTGCAGGAGCGGGTGGCCGACTTCAAGCAGCACCTCGAGGCCAAGCAGCTGTCGCGCTCCTATCTCAACGAGTTCACCCAGAACCTCGACGAGTCGATGCAACTGCTGCAGGGCAACCTGAGGCGGGCCTCCGAGCTCATTGCCAGCTTCAAGCAGGTGGCGGTGGATCAGTCATCCGAGGCGCGCTACAACTTCAGCCTCGCCGACAACCTGCATCAGGTGGTGGTCTCCCTCGGTTACAAGCTGAAGAAGGCCCAGTGCGAGGTCGACATTCAATGCGATCCCAAGCTGGCCATCTACTCCTTCCCCGGCAGCTTCACCCAGATCTATTCCAACCTGATCCTCAACTCCATCCATCACGGTTTCGACGGCTGGGACAGGCCCAAGAAGATCACCATCAGGGTGGAGCAGCAGGGTGACGAGCTGGTCATCGATTACAGTGACAACGGTCGCGGCATCCCCCCTGAGATACTGCCGCGCATCTTCGATCCCTTCGTCACCTCCAAGCGGGGCCAGGGTGGCAGCGGGCTCGGTACCCACATCATCTACAACCTGGTGGTGCAACTGCTCCGTGGCCGCATCCATTGCGCCAGCGAACCTGGCCAGGGTGCCCAGTTCCATATCCGCCTGCCCTTCCAGCAGAACTGA
- a CDS encoding multidrug efflux RND transporter permease subunit: protein MRFTDIFIKRPVLAISLSFLIALLGFQAIFKMQVREYPEVINTVITVNTSYYGASSDLIQGFITQPLEQAVAQADNIDFMTSSSQLGSSTVTAYMKLNTDPNAALSDILAKVNSVRSQLPKEAEDPSVTSSTGSTTAVLYMGFTSPELNSSQITDYLERVIKPQLFTVGGVSKVDLYGGVEFALRVWLDPAKMAAFDLTSSDVMTVLNSNNYQSATGQATGYFTLFNGNAETQVSNTDELKRLVVATRDGKVIRLSDIAKVSLEKSHDIYRASANGREAVVLAINAAPTANPINIAHDVLELLPSLKSNMPSTMQVNILYDSTIAINESIHEVIKTILEAAAIVLVVITLFLGSFRAVIIPIITIPLSLIGVVMMMDMFGFSINLMTLLAMVLAIGLVVDDAIVVLENVDRHIKEGEEPFRAAIIGTREIAVPVIAMTVTLAAVYAPIALMGGITGSLFKEFALTLAGAVFVSGIIALTLSPMMCSKMLRANETPSKFESTVHHLLDRMTARYDSMLHAVMQRRIVVILFAVIVFGSLPLLFKFIPSELAPSEDKGVMAVLGTAPSNANLDYIENTMADVNKVLDDQPEIAYSQVFSGVFNANQAFGIASMVPWSQREASQKEVLDRVAGLVKDIPGMAITTFQFPELPGASSGLPIQFVITTPNSFESLFLIAGEMLAATQANGQFVYSDLDLNYDSATMKISIDKDKAGAYGITMQDIGITMGTMMADGYVNRIDLDGRSYEVIPQVERKYRLNPESIKGYYVRAADGKSIPLGSLIKIEVVGEPRALPHFNQLNSATIGAVPAPGVAMGDAINWFKATAEEKLPQGYRYDFMGEARQFVTEGNALYATFALALAIIFLVLAIQFESVRDPLVIMVSVPLAISGALIALAWGLATMNIYSQVGLITLVGLITKHGILICEVAKEEQLLHGMNRMQAVMQAAKVRLRPILMTTAAMIAGLIPLLYAAGAGAAQRFSIGIVIVAGLAIGTLFTLFVLPVIYTFLASEHKPLPEFDESIPAKAKGNH from the coding sequence ATGCGATTTACTGACATATTCATAAAACGGCCGGTGCTGGCGATCTCGCTCAGCTTTCTGATAGCCCTGCTGGGCTTCCAGGCCATCTTCAAGATGCAGGTGCGGGAATATCCCGAGGTGATCAACACCGTCATCACGGTCAACACCAGCTACTATGGCGCCAGCTCGGATCTGATCCAGGGCTTCATCACTCAGCCCCTGGAGCAGGCGGTCGCGCAAGCCGACAACATCGACTTCATGACCTCCTCCAGCCAGCTGGGCAGCTCCACGGTGACGGCCTACATGAAGCTGAACACCGACCCCAACGCCGCGTTGTCCGACATCCTGGCCAAGGTCAACTCGGTGCGCTCCCAGCTGCCCAAAGAGGCGGAAGACCCTTCGGTCACTTCCTCCACGGGTTCCACCACAGCGGTGCTCTACATGGGCTTCACCAGCCCCGAGCTGAACTCCAGCCAGATCACCGACTACCTGGAGCGGGTCATCAAGCCCCAGCTGTTCACCGTGGGTGGGGTATCCAAGGTTGACCTCTACGGCGGGGTCGAGTTTGCCCTGCGGGTGTGGCTGGATCCGGCCAAGATGGCCGCCTTCGACCTGACTTCCAGCGACGTGATGACGGTGCTCAACAGCAACAACTATCAGTCCGCTACCGGTCAGGCCACCGGCTATTTCACCCTGTTCAACGGCAATGCCGAGACACAGGTCAGCAATACCGATGAGCTCAAGCGTCTGGTGGTAGCGACCCGGGATGGCAAGGTGATCCGCCTCTCCGACATCGCCAAGGTGTCGCTGGAGAAGAGTCACGACATCTATCGCGCCAGCGCCAACGGCCGTGAAGCCGTGGTCTTGGCCATCAATGCCGCGCCGACCGCCAACCCCATCAACATCGCCCACGATGTGCTGGAGCTGCTGCCGAGCCTGAAGAGCAACATGCCGAGCACCATGCAGGTCAACATCCTGTATGACTCCACCATCGCCATCAACGAGTCCATCCACGAGGTCATCAAGACCATACTGGAGGCGGCCGCCATAGTACTGGTGGTGATCACCCTGTTCCTCGGCTCCTTCCGCGCCGTCATCATCCCGATCATCACAATACCGCTGAGTCTCATCGGCGTGGTGATGATGATGGACATGTTCGGTTTCTCCATCAACCTGATGACACTGCTGGCCATGGTGCTCGCCATCGGTCTGGTGGTGGATGACGCCATAGTGGTGCTGGAGAACGTCGATCGTCACATCAAGGAGGGGGAAGAACCGTTCAGGGCCGCCATCATAGGCACCCGGGAAATCGCGGTGCCGGTCATCGCCATGACGGTGACCCTGGCTGCGGTGTACGCGCCCATCGCCCTGATGGGGGGCATCACCGGCTCCCTGTTCAAGGAGTTCGCGCTGACCCTGGCGGGGGCCGTGTTCGTCTCCGGCATCATAGCCCTGACCCTGTCACCCATGATGTGCTCCAAGATGCTCAGGGCCAACGAGACCCCGAGCAAGTTCGAGAGCACCGTGCATCACCTGCTGGATCGGATGACGGCCCGCTACGACAGCATGCTGCATGCTGTCATGCAGCGCCGCATCGTGGTCATACTGTTCGCCGTCATAGTGTTCGGCAGCCTGCCGTTGCTGTTCAAGTTCATCCCGAGCGAGCTGGCCCCGTCCGAGGATAAGGGCGTCATGGCCGTGCTGGGGACGGCACCGTCCAATGCCAACCTGGACTACATCGAAAACACCATGGCGGACGTGAACAAGGTGCTGGATGACCAGCCCGAGATCGCCTACTCACAGGTCTTCTCCGGGGTGTTCAACGCCAACCAGGCCTTCGGCATCGCCTCCATGGTGCCCTGGAGCCAGCGTGAGGCGAGCCAGAAAGAGGTGCTGGATCGGGTGGCCGGTCTGGTGAAGGACATCCCCGGGATGGCCATCACCACCTTCCAGTTCCCCGAACTGCCGGGTGCCTCAAGCGGCCTGCCCATCCAGTTCGTCATCACCACCCCGAACAGCTTCGAGAGTCTGTTCCTGATCGCGGGTGAGATGCTGGCGGCGACCCAGGCCAACGGCCAGTTCGTCTATTCGGATCTCGATCTGAACTACGACTCGGCCACCATGAAGATCAGCATCGACAAGGACAAGGCGGGTGCCTACGGCATCACCATGCAGGACATCGGCATCACCATGGGCACCATGATGGCGGACGGCTACGTCAACCGGATCGATCTGGATGGCCGCTCCTACGAGGTGATCCCCCAGGTGGAGCGCAAATACCGTCTCAACCCCGAGTCCATCAAGGGTTACTACGTGCGCGCCGCCGACGGCAAGTCGATCCCGCTGGGCAGCCTGATCAAGATTGAGGTGGTTGGCGAGCCTCGCGCCCTGCCCCACTTCAACCAGCTGAACTCCGCCACCATAGGCGCCGTACCGGCACCTGGTGTGGCCATGGGGGATGCGATCAACTGGTTCAAGGCCACCGCCGAAGAGAAGCTGCCGCAAGGCTATCGCTACGACTTCATGGGGGAAGCCCGCCAGTTCGTGACCGAGGGCAATGCGCTCTACGCCACCTTCGCCCTGGCCCTGGCCATCATCTTCCTGGTGCTGGCCATCCAGTTCGAGTCGGTGCGTGACCCTCTGGTGATCATGGTGTCGGTACCCCTTGCCATCAGCGGGGCCCTGATTGCCCTGGCATGGGGCCTGGCCACCATGAACATCTACTCCCAGGTGGGCCTCATCACCCTGGTCGGTCTGATTACCAAGCACGGTATTCTGATCTGCGAGGTGGCGAAGGAGGAGCAGCTGCTGCACGGCATGAACCGGATGCAGGCCGTGATGCAGGCTGCCAAGGTGCGTCTGCGTCCCATCCTGATGACCACGGCGGCCATGATTGCCGGCCTGATCCCGCTGCTCTATGCGGCGGGTGCGGGTGCGGCCCAGCGCTTCAGCATCGGCATCGTCATAGTGGCGGGTCTGGCCATCGGCACCCTGTTCACCCTGTTCGTGCTGCCGGTGATCTACACCTTCCTGGCCTCGGAGCACAAACCCCTGCCGGAATTCGACGAGTCCATTCCGGCCAAGGCGAAAGGAAACCATTGA
- a CDS encoding efflux RND transporter periplasmic adaptor subunit → MKKWMAIMLLIALALFGSVIGFNMFKQKKIAEFMANRPEPEFPVTAMVTKAQDWVPTIEAIGFIEPNQGVTLSSELAGTIDKISFESGAQVKADQLLLSLDSSVEKANLNASQARLPAARAKFERYQNLYQKNSISRDQLDDAEAAYRSLEADIDSLKGTIARREVRAPFGGVVGLRNVFLGQYLEPGTEIVRLEDTSVMRLRFTVPQTDISKISLGQTVKINVDAYPQTQFDGQITAIEPAVNYQSGLIQVQANIPNNGGQLRSGMFARASIILPTVKDQIVIPQSAISFTLYGENVYVIQEADGVKRAKQVVVKAGERRGNDVHVLSGIKAGDQIVLSGQVRLSNDTKVHVVENDALAVPAQTPML, encoded by the coding sequence ATGAAAAAGTGGATGGCCATCATGTTGCTGATAGCACTCGCCCTGTTCGGCAGTGTCATCGGCTTCAATATGTTCAAGCAGAAGAAGATTGCAGAGTTCATGGCCAATCGACCCGAGCCCGAGTTCCCGGTGACCGCCATGGTGACCAAGGCACAGGACTGGGTCCCCACCATTGAGGCGATCGGCTTCATCGAGCCTAACCAGGGGGTCACCCTTTCCAGTGAACTGGCGGGCACCATAGACAAGATCAGCTTCGAATCCGGGGCTCAGGTCAAGGCGGATCAACTGCTGCTGAGCCTGGACTCCAGCGTGGAGAAGGCCAACCTGAACGCCTCCCAGGCCAGGCTGCCTGCGGCTCGTGCCAAGTTCGAGCGTTACCAGAACCTGTACCAGAAGAACTCCATCTCCCGTGATCAGCTGGATGATGCCGAAGCGGCCTATCGCTCACTGGAAGCGGACATCGACAGCCTTAAGGGCACCATAGCCCGCCGCGAAGTCCGCGCCCCCTTCGGTGGCGTCGTGGGTCTGCGCAACGTCTTCCTCGGTCAGTACCTGGAACCCGGTACCGAGATTGTGCGGCTGGAAGACACCAGCGTGATGCGCCTGCGCTTCACCGTGCCCCAGACCGACATCTCCAAGATTTCCCTCGGCCAGACCGTCAAGATCAACGTGGATGCCTATCCCCAGACCCAGTTTGACGGCCAGATCACCGCCATCGAGCCGGCAGTCAACTACCAGAGCGGCCTGATCCAGGTGCAAGCCAACATCCCGAACAACGGCGGCCAGCTGCGCTCCGGCATGTTTGCCCGCGCCAGCATCATACTGCCCACGGTGAAAGACCAGATTGTGATCCCGCAGTCTGCCATCTCCTTCACCCTCTATGGCGAGAACGTCTACGTCATTCAGGAGGCAGACGGCGTGAAACGTGCCAAGCAGGTGGTGGTCAAGGCGGGTGAGCGTCGCGGCAATGATGTCCATGTGTTGTCCGGCATCAAGGCCGGCGATCAAATAGTGCTGTCGGGTCAGGTTCGCCTGAGTAACGATACCAAGGTGCACGTGGTCGAGAATGATGCCCTTGCCGTTCCGGCACAAACCCCGATGCTGTAA
- a CDS encoding TetR/AcrR family transcriptional regulator, which translates to MDKKERIFEAAHEILGEQGFYGLSIAAVAKKAKVAAGTIYRYFSDKDDLVRQLYQHTILKCHPLVMEGVQIEEVSYRQYRRLWLNIDALFASHPNVLKCKLQYESSPLGAELERDPVIMATWAPLERFFEQGRQQGLFIDLPVLVLQALSLSCVVNLVQQRRAHEFELTQEQLESVIRASWNAILNPNYSITGACS; encoded by the coding sequence ATGGATAAGAAAGAACGGATTTTCGAGGCAGCGCACGAAATCCTCGGCGAGCAGGGCTTCTACGGCCTTTCCATTGCCGCTGTTGCCAAGAAAGCCAAGGTAGCGGCAGGCACCATCTACCGCTACTTCAGCGACAAGGATGATCTTGTCCGCCAGCTTTATCAGCATACCATTCTCAAGTGTCATCCCTTGGTCATGGAAGGTGTGCAGATAGAAGAGGTGTCATATCGGCAGTATCGACGCCTCTGGCTCAATATCGACGCCCTCTTTGCCAGCCACCCCAATGTACTGAAATGCAAATTGCAGTACGAAAGTTCTCCATTGGGGGCTGAATTGGAGCGGGATCCGGTCATAATGGCGACATGGGCCCCACTTGAGCGTTTCTTCGAACAGGGACGCCAGCAGGGTCTGTTCATCGATTTGCCCGTTCTGGTGCTGCAGGCCCTGAGCCTGAGCTGCGTGGTCAACCTGGTACAACAACGCCGGGCTCACGAATTTGAGTTGACGCAAGAACAGTTGGAGTCGGTCATCCGGGCCAGCTGGAATGCCATTTTAAACCCTAATTATTCCATCACAGGAGCCTGTTCATGA
- a CDS encoding RICIN domain-containing protein — MPLHIRLLALMALLLGGCALQPRPETLLLGAAPRSTPVPPATLVTGGGFCVALSEQGSLLTQPCDQSPSQLFTWDAGALQLAQGCLIARGDDGLAVGECQDDSRQWQWQGDRLFNRQVSLCLDVAGRRHRAAVPLRLAECYGGANQSFTWTPTGSLLDRLGLPGLSG; from the coding sequence ATGCCCCTTCACATCCGATTGCTCGCCCTGATGGCACTGCTGCTCGGCGGCTGTGCCTTGCAGCCGAGACCTGAGACTCTTCTGCTGGGGGCCGCCCCCAGATCAACGCCAGTTCCCCCGGCCACCCTGGTAACTGGCGGCGGCTTCTGCGTGGCCCTGAGCGAGCAGGGTAGCCTACTCACCCAGCCTTGCGATCAGAGCCCCAGCCAGCTGTTCACCTGGGATGCGGGGGCCTTGCAGCTGGCGCAGGGTTGCCTGATCGCCAGGGGGGATGACGGCCTCGCAGTGGGAGAGTGTCAGGACGACAGCCGTCAATGGCAGTGGCAGGGGGATAGACTGTTCAACCGGCAGGTTTCACTGTGTCTGGATGTGGCTGGTCGCCGCCACAGAGCCGCCGTGCCGCTACGACTGGCCGAGTGCTACGGTGGCGCCAATCAGAGCTTCACCTGGACGCCGACCGGCAGCCTGCTGGATCGCCTAGGCCTGCCTGGCCTCAGCGGATGA
- a CDS encoding Cof-type HAD-IIB family hydrolase, with protein sequence MFKVVVSDLDGTLLNGQHQISPRTRDTLHRLVDQGIKFVVATGRHHVDVRSIRDALGLDIYLITSNGAVVHDKQDTLVFNQALPSTVAAELIALDRDPSIHINVYYGDEWLVEEEMPWLLQFHHDSGFSYRLTDLASHPLDKINKVFYIGEHEKLLQIEAELNQRYGDRINVTFSLPDCLEVMHAGVHKGNAVRAVLEQHGLEMSQAVAFGDGMNDFEMLSMVGRGVVMGNAHDRLKLALAEHEQTLSSDEDGVAVYLEQLFAINQTGAA encoded by the coding sequence ATGTTCAAGGTAGTTGTGTCTGATCTCGATGGTACCCTGCTCAACGGGCAGCACCAGATCTCCCCCCGCACCCGGGATACCCTGCACCGTCTGGTGGATCAGGGGATCAAGTTCGTGGTGGCCACCGGCCGTCACCATGTGGATGTGCGCAGCATCCGCGATGCCCTGGGGCTGGATATCTACCTCATCACCTCCAACGGCGCCGTGGTGCACGACAAGCAGGATACTCTCGTCTTCAACCAGGCACTGCCGAGCACGGTGGCGGCCGAACTGATCGCGCTGGATCGCGACCCCTCCATCCACATCAACGTCTACTACGGCGACGAGTGGCTGGTGGAAGAGGAGATGCCCTGGCTGCTGCAGTTCCATCACGACTCCGGCTTCAGCTATCGCCTGACCGATCTCGCCAGCCATCCGCTGGACAAGATCAACAAGGTGTTCTACATCGGCGAACACGAGAAGCTGCTGCAGATAGAGGCAGAGCTCAACCAGCGTTATGGTGATCGGATCAACGTCACCTTCTCCCTGCCGGATTGCCTCGAGGTGATGCACGCCGGGGTACACAAGGGCAATGCCGTGCGCGCCGTGCTGGAGCAGCATGGGCTTGAGATGTCTCAGGCGGTCGCCTTCGGTGATGGCATGAACGACTTCGAGATGCTGAGCATGGTGGGCCGCGGTGTGGTGATGGGTAACGCCCATGACCGCCTCAAGCTGGCCCTCGCCGAGCACGAGCAGACCCTGAGCTCCGATGAGGATGGTGTCGCCGTCTATCTGGAGCAGCTGTTCGCCATCAATCAGACTGGCGCGGCCTGA
- a CDS encoding alpha/beta fold hydrolase: MNRLSSALLALTLFSAGALAVTNPYQLTTEAEVPALHQQTLPDFWRDHAVEGEFKGKDGVTIRYAALRQAKVDRAILLVNGRVESYLKYQELAWDLWRQGYSLYLIDHRGQGLSDRLLADKEKGYVADFDDYVLDLKQFHDDVILADKPAKLFLLAHSMGGAISARYLERWPDDIKAAVLSSPMMGINLGGLPKWLALGLAATMDTVGSWWGEPPYGPGQTGYVSHEFADNGLSHSEPRYQAFRQLYEQRPQIKLGGVTAHWIREGIKAGDAAIAEADRIKTPLLLIQAGDDGIVDNAAQDEFCTRASCEGGKPLRIEGGWHELFIEADAQRLAALTATLDFFARF, translated from the coding sequence ATGAACCGGTTATCTTCTGCCCTGCTGGCCCTCACCCTGTTTTCTGCCGGAGCCCTTGCCGTGACCAATCCCTATCAGCTGACCACGGAAGCCGAAGTCCCCGCCCTCCATCAACAGACCCTGCCCGACTTCTGGCGCGACCATGCCGTCGAAGGGGAGTTCAAGGGCAAGGACGGGGTGACCATCCGCTATGCCGCCCTGCGCCAGGCCAAGGTGGACAGAGCCATACTGCTCGTCAACGGCCGGGTCGAGAGCTACCTCAAGTATCAGGAGCTGGCCTGGGATCTGTGGCGTCAGGGCTACAGCCTCTACCTCATCGACCACCGCGGCCAGGGGCTGTCGGATCGCCTGCTGGCCGACAAGGAGAAGGGCTATGTCGCCGACTTCGACGACTATGTGCTGGACCTGAAGCAGTTCCATGACGACGTCATACTGGCGGACAAGCCCGCCAAGCTGTTCCTGCTGGCCCACTCCATGGGCGGCGCCATCTCGGCCCGTTATCTGGAGCGCTGGCCGGACGACATCAAGGCGGCCGTGCTCTCCTCCCCTATGATGGGCATCAACCTCGGCGGCCTGCCCAAGTGGCTGGCCCTGGGGCTGGCGGCCACCATGGATACGGTCGGCAGCTGGTGGGGCGAGCCCCCCTATGGCCCGGGCCAGACCGGCTATGTCTCCCATGAATTCGCCGACAACGGCCTGAGCCACAGCGAGCCCCGCTACCAGGCATTCCGCCAGCTCTATGAGCAGCGCCCGCAGATCAAGCTGGGGGGAGTGACGGCCCACTGGATCCGCGAGGGTATCAAGGCCGGGGATGCAGCCATCGCGGAGGCAGACAGGATCAAGACGCCGCTGCTGCTGATCCAGGCGGGGGATGACGGCATTGTGGACAATGCGGCCCAGGACGAGTTCTGCACCAGGGCAAGTTGTGAAGGGGGCAAGCCGCTGCGGATCGAGGGGGGCTGGCACGAGCTGTTTATCGAGGCCGATGCACAACGTCTGGCTGCCCTGACGGCGACCCTGGACTTCTTCGCCCGCTTCTAG